The sequence below is a genomic window from Aspergillus nidulans FGSC A4 chromosome V.
GTGCTTGATCAGGACCGGACGCCCCTGGAAGGACTCTGTGACTTCAGCCATGGCCAGGAGAGAGTTGTAGAGAAGCGAGAAGAACAAGGCACCGGATTTGACAAAAAGACCGCCAGAGTTGTTGGGAGCATCGTAGAAGAGCGAGCCTGCAATCAGAGCCTGGATAAGGGTCGAGACCTGTTTGATAATGAATGTGGCCTTGTCACCCCAGAGGATCTGGTACTGTCGCGTAACGCAAATCTTGACCTGGTTCATAAAGTCGACGGTAAATGGGCTGCTTTTGGGCAGCTGCTTCGCCTTTTCCTCTGCAATTGCTTGCTTGAAATCTTCGGTCCGTAGCTTTGCGTATTCAGAGTCAGGGTAGTCGTATTCGCTAATCATATCTGCTTTCACGGCGGATTTGTTATACTCTTCTAACATGGCGTCGGCATTTCGGGGGAAACGCGCCTCGAACCCTGAACGGATCTTGCGCTCGGTTGGCACGGTGACACCGGTCAGGAAATCAGCAACGTTTGAACCCTCCCGGCAAACAAAGCCGAGAGCCTCCATGTAGGGCCTGGCTTGAGTCATGGGCCCGTAGTAGATCTGTTTGCCCTCATCCAAAACCAGCACCTTGTCGAACAGATCGTAGATACCATTACCGGCCTGGTACAGAGTGACAATCGTAGATAGGCCCAGAACATCGGTCATGGCCCGGATAGCCTTGGTCCACTCGAGCGCGGTGCTCGCGTCCAGACCGCGGGTACTGTTGTCCCAGCAGAAGACAGATGCACGAGTAGCAAGACATTCGATGATGGAGACACGCTTGCGCTCACCACCGGAAACACCGCGAATAAATTCGTTACCGACCTGCATTCGTTAGGATGACAAATTAAAAGAGATGTAAGAAATTCAAAGTACCTTGGTGTCAACAGTGTGCGAGATACCCATGGACTGGAGCAAGAACTTTTTGTATTCTTCGCGATAGGCCTCGGGCGACTCAACTCCATTCGGCAGACGGAAAGGCACCTTCAACCGAGTCGCAAAGTCCATAGTTTCACCCACGGTCAAGCtagggaagaagagctcttcttcggtgTTCATCACAATCTGGCCCCGGTACTGTTCCGCCTCCTTGGCCGTCATCGACCCGTACCGAACGTCTCCTTGAACGGCCTTGTAGCCCAGTCGCTGGTTAGCgagcatcttcagcagcgTCGTGCAACCGGATCCTGGACGACCGAGAACCAAGAGCATCTCCCCCGGCTTGACGCAGCCATGACTGTTATCAAGAATCGTTCGGAGCGGCGGTTTGTTGCGGGATTCTCTGGCCAGCTTCGGGACGTTGAATTGGGAGAGAAAGTTCTCCTGGACGGCCGCATCTGCGCTGACGACTTCGACACTGAGATTCTGCCATGTAACACCCAATTCCCGACGCTTGAACCCAGACTCTGCTTCGCGTTCGTTCTGTTCCTTCACTTGGggcatcaaagcccagccATCGGCACGGCTGACATTTGGATCTGTTGTGGAAGCGGAATCCTCGCCGAGAACTGTAGTTGTACTATCCGAATCCCTGATGCTCACCATGGTCTCTCTAGACTCACGGGGCAGGGCGGTGTCTCCCACGGTGAGGGTAGACATGGTGGCGTACTAATCACAAGCCGGTACGTAGCGGACAGGGGATTCACAACTTTCATCAGCAGTCCAGTCGGGAGCCCTGAGCAAGTATATAAACACCGCCAGGGGCGTGGGTCAGATTCCAAAGATTTCAGACGGCGTGATAATCAGCCCGAATCCGCCCTAGAGGCCCACATGGCTCCCCTATCTCTGGCCTGTATGGGGACCCAGGCGAACGCAAATCCGCTGAGTCAACAGAGGAAGCGCCAGAGACTTCCATGCAAGAAGTGAGCATGACCAGTGGAGTGTCGTCATCTTCCAATAATAACGAAAAATGAACGAGAGAAGCGAACGATTGACCATGGACAACCCAACACAAGTCTGCATCCATGctgcagaagaaagaaaaacagTGGGCCGGAACGAATCGGCGTCGGAGTTTAGGCCATGCCGACCAGAACCTCCGAATAAATCCGCTTACTCAGCGGCACTTTGTGGCTCGTAGCCAATGTTATGCAAGATTAGCTCCAGGTGGCTCCGCCATGACTCAGCGGAGCCTCCAAAATCTGACACTCGCCTGGCCCAGCGATCGGCCCTGGAAGGCTGAAAATCCAAGCCTGAAACAAGCGACCAACGCCTCTCCCACTAAGCTGAaccatccaggctgcaacGCCATCCTTCCCGTATCAGGGTTATCAGATCAGCATCCGTCAGCTTACCCAGAGCAGGGATTATCCACGGGCTCTTTCTTTGTACCCCCCTTTACCGGTCTATTTTTACTCGGTTTTTACTCCCGGCTGGTTAACACCGATTCCTCTGGGTTAGAAACCGTCTGGACGTCATTTCGGATTCCGAATACGCGAGCTTTTCACTGTGCTCTCTATGAATTCTTGATACATCACATGCGTCAGCATCGGTTCTGCTAGTTGCGAACATGTGTTGTGGACTGTGTTGACAGCTCCATCGCGCCGCAGCCTGGCGGCCATGAACTCCTTGCACCTTCATGCAGTAGGGGACGTCTCATTTGATTCTGTGTCTTGCTCTGACGAGCCTTGTAGTCCAATTGAGTTACTGACAGCACGGAGATCGATTTCTCGCAGGGGAAGCGAGTCAATGACGTTGGCGGAACCGCGCCAAGCGAGGGTACAGAGTAATCCCTCGGCTCAAGCGATAGTGGATTTGTCCGTTCTAGAATGTCGGTCTTACTTGTGTGCGCCCCGACCGTTCTTCGCAATCGCACATGGCTTCGTCCGAGCGCCGGCATCGATCTGACTTCTCTGCGGACTACCTTGAAGCCGTTATAATTTTGGGACGAGTCTTCAAGGCTaaacagctgcagcttcagacTGCGCTTACGCTTAACAGTATATTGTTCGAAATACAGAGTGTTCGCAATACAGTCTCCTTATAAGGCCTAAATCCCATCAGGAATGTCTTGAAAGCGAGTTGCCTTGTTATCTCCGCAGCCAGATGCAACTATACGGAGCCTTTTCGTCCGGGCCCGAACACGTATCGGCTTCCCGCCTTATCCCCGTACCCTGGTCCTGCTTCGGGACTTCAATTCTGGAACTCAATTCGCCTTTCATTTGATTCCAATTTATGAATTTTCAAGATTTGCTTTATCCATGTTAAGTAATTGTGAAGCGGTGTAAGACCAGAGTACGCTAACGACTCTAGCGACTTGTTTGCGCTGAAGTTATCGAGTGGCTGAATGCACTGGTTTCGGCCACCTACATATATTGGGTCGGCGCCAGGCGTAGGTTTATTCCAGAGGATAACAACCACGACCGAAACTATTCGTATCTTCTAATGTTTCCATACTCTGCTCTCAGCTTCGAAATTTAGTCCACCTCAGCCTGGCGATTCTTGTCTACACAGAGTAGAACCACAGCCCCGTGTAACCCTTCTTTACAACCCGCCCCCAACCCGCTCGTATCCGTCTCAGCAGCGACGGCTGTGTCCAAGGCCGTGGCCTCCACGTGTTGAGGATTGGCACGCGCGCCTCGCAAACCCTTGCTTATGCTAAAACATTGCTGAGTCAGATGGGCAGCGGATGCCATAGGAAAAGTCCCTGCTTGGTTCGGTCGCTGCTCGCATCCCGTCAGCTCCCAGTGGTCTCTTCGATTCTGTCTAGAAACTACCGACTGAGCCATTACACTCGACCCAAGGCTCTGTCAAGACAACTTTGTTGAGAATTGTGCTGCAGTGAGACGAATCAGAGCTTTTTGCTTCACCTTACTGATCGCCTACAAACACAAtggctggagaggctgccAGCGAAAACCAACTGCCTGATAATTAAGCACGTCGTCTGGTCCCGGATCCCAAGTTCAGCTATAAATTCACTGAGGCAAGCTGCAGAGATATGCCAAATTTAGAGAGAATTGAGATTATGCATAAGTGGCCGGCATAGCACAATACACCAGGTATGGATCTGGTTGAGTGTACGACATCGCCTTTAGTATGCAGGTATGCCGTCCGTTTGCTGCTCTGGCATTTGAGCTGGTCTGACAGCCAATCAAGATTGAAGAGGGTCTATGCAAAGGCTCCTGCTGTTTACGATCTCACCAGACGGTTGTTAAAGCAGATAAGACTCTTGGCTGCTAGAAGTGTTGGTTCCCCAAAAGGACGAGTGGGCGCCAAAACAATGGAGGATTCGTTGGCACAATCTCCTTACCTCCGTCTATCCCACATTACGCTCGCTGCATGGGGTTATTCTTTCTAGCTTCATGTTGCAAACGGGGCTCACCGGCCTTCAGATAACTGCAACAGGCTGATAGACCACTTTTCTCATAGTGTAACAGCAAGGGTGAGCAAGAGTGTTGCAGATACTAGCAAAGTTAGGATTGAGATTGGCCAGCAATGCTGGCAGCTGAGAGTACCAGCCGCATATACTACCCATATCCAGGATAAACGAGCACGGACAGTAGACTCTTTACCTCAGGACAAAGGATATTTCATATTTCCTTTTTGCTATGGCGTAGTTGTCGATCGGTGATGACGATACCATCTGGTCGGCTCCTAGAGTTGTTCGTCGCCCAAAGCACCTATTGCTGAGTGTAGCACTTGTTTCTCGAGTTTGTACAGTAATTACATGATTCTGAACCTTCTTGGTCGGGTGTGCAGTAGGGCTGGGAAATAACTGCCAATTCAGACTTCTCGATAATGGATATATTCAGCGAACAGCACCTTCAACCAAAGTCCTAAGTGTCTAGTCCTCAAAATGCACATAGAGCTCGAACTAACAGGGCCTACTCTGTCCCCTAACGGTTGCTCATGGTGGAGAAATATAATTGAGAGAGCGGGAGATTGAGGTGGTCAGTAGATAACTGAAAATATGAGACTAATATGTCTTGCGTAGACTACAGGTATCATGGATTGTGTAAGCTGCTAAGACTGGGCCGAATCTAATATGCCAGTTATCAAGGCAGCCTGATCACAGCGGTAATGAGGGACACTGCAGAACTAGATGGTGGAGCAAAGGCACTCGATGAACTGCATAAGAATCCTCTTTGCACTATATATCTGGTCTATTCGGATTCGAGTCAAGTTTGTGTTTGAATCTAGGTAGGTAGGGTTTGATTTCGCGTAATTCATGGTGCTCAATCTCCGTCAGTCCGAAACTACAATCTCATGTGGGTTTACCAGAAAACCATGTGATTTGTGCTAGCTCCAATGTCTTTCCTTGATAATGAATATGAAACAGGCCGCATTTATATTGTGTCGAACCGTATGTGACAGCTACCCATATATGGAGCTTTCCTATTTTATATATCAAGTTCCGGCTCGCCAATGGCAATGCAGGAATTCTGCTACTTCCATGGTTCAAAAGTTATGTCCACTCCAATTGCCGTATCAGGCTAAAATGCTTAAAATTTCCTTTGTAGTTAAACCGCTGTATAGAGCTAATTTGGAAGAATTAGGCCGTCACTATTCTATAATATTGACggttgatgctggtgatTACATCTAGCCTGACGCTCCATACTATCTTATCGCGCAACCGAACTAGAATAAGATACAACAATCTTCATCATGAGGCTCACCATATGGCTAGGTCTGGTCAGTACAGATACTGGTGCTGCTCCTAAACAAATCCCTAGTAAATTCAAGGGCATCGCTGGTTCAAAGAGAATGCCTGGGTTTCAAATTGGCACCTGCAGCCCAATCTGTAGACGCAGTGCTAGATGCTGCTCACAAGAATGGTATAAAGGCGGCTTTATACAGAGAGCTCGACCTGCAACGGCTCGCTTGACGTCAGGCGAGGTCTGGGTCTTGCATGGAAACTAGGGAAAAGATAGACGTCGTTTAATGCCCAGTTACCGATCAAACTCGCCCGGCACTAATCTCTGGTCTACTGGGTGTCAGCACGACAGCCAATATCATAGAACAAGGCGCGGAATGTGATTTCGTTTGAAGACTACTGCATAGCACAATGCAAAGCTTTTCATGGGGTTGGCGGGCTCGTATAGTTATGCGACTCCGTGGCCTGGTTGTGTCGGAACGTCTATCCATGCGAGTCCGAAGCCACCGTTGACCCTAACTCAAATTGTTCCACCATGGGCAACAGCTATCCCATGGCAATCAATCCATGTGCTGACCGGAAGGCGGAGTTAAGATCGTGGTCCTGGTCCACCTCGATGGGCCGAGCAAAGGCTTGATGAGTGAGTGGAGACTTGGGTTCTATGGATTTTAGGTTATTTAACGCTGACCGTTTCCAGGCACTGAGACCTCCTGTTCACCACTAATACCTTCAGTTCTTGGAACCCGGCTATCATTGCAGGTATGGTATGATATGATGCAGTCCTTCAAGCTTTCACTGCCCAACGGCGCCACCGTTGCTGGAATCCGCAACATCCCTACAGACTCTCCGTCTCCTCACTATCGACCGCTAATCGTCGGTCTTCACGGTGGCACTTACGACTGTCATTACTTTGACGGGAGCTGAGCTACTGGGCGCAGGAGTGGTATACAAGTTGTTTTGGGTTTGCGATAGAGAgtgctgcttcttctgctgtacATACCTAAATAGAGATCTCTTACTATCTAGTCAGTATTCCTAAAGTTTACACAGAGCGCTGAAATACCCTGATATATCAAGGAGTAAATAATTGTTAAGTGACGGGCAAATCAAGGCGTCACGACGTCCATGAGGACCTTGGAGTTACCATATCTCCGTTGCTAGTCGTTATATAAGTACAGACGAATGTAATCCATTGTAAGCGGTATATATAGGCCTCCATTCATTTCCAAAACCCTAATCAACCATCTGGGCATACACCAAGCACTGAATAGAACTACATGATTCATCAGAGAGTGGTTAATCCCCCTAAAACCATGTGTACCCCACCAGTACAAATCCTTAAGTATCATCTAGCAGGCATGCTACCAGTCCAACCACCTCCTTTGTTGACTCCAACTATCTAGCAGGATACAGCCCTTCATTGCCTTGAGTCTGCTCTCTCAGTCCATATTCCTCAGCATTGGCATGCTAATCGGACTACTACATCACAGCTGTTAGTATTATGGCGTAAAGGAGGTCCTTGACAGATACACTCACGGACAAACTGCAGTTAAAGTGTTACCATGGATACCTCCAAAAGTTGTGCTGGTAATCGTTGTTGTCCAACTGGTGAACGAGGGAGATTTAGTAGAATGCGAcccctggaagaagaaccaagaGCGAGATCTATACACTTTACCTTCCTTGACCATCTTGCTTACGTCGTAAAAATTGGTAGCTTCTCAAATTATAAAGTCCACGATCCGCGCCAGGCTCTGGCCAATTTCAGGGATTTTCGGAGGCTTTCCAGCACCTGAGTAGCTTAACAACTGAAGCAGGGAGCATTGCTCGGATACGCGATGCACCGGCCAACAGAGACCTAAGGCTGTGGGAATATCCCAGTTGCGCACTAAATATGCCGTGGAATATTGTAGGGGGGTCGAGGATGGCGTCTCCGGATAACGGCGGCAAGATCGGGTAGCAGTAAGCTATGCAGGCATGGGTAGCCGCACTACACTGGATAGGAAGGGTCTTAGGGTAGGTAGTAGCGAGGAATGGATTTGCGTTCATGGCGAAGGCCGTGCCTGTGCTACCTTCGGGCACCGTGACTGACTCGCACGTTCAGAGCTGCCCAAGAGTCTTAATATGTCTTATCTGGTCAATGACCCAGCTAAACCACAAAGGGGACACCAAACAGCACTCTATGCAGCAGGGAAGAGAACCTGGGTCTGTGTACATTGGCTCGTTCATATAATACTGGTCATAGGTATACACTGTAGTAATGATAAAAAAAGACGTAAGGGTCAGATGAAAAGCCGGCTAACACCTTGGTTTTCGACAGAttccacaacctccagcatAGTCTGATTGAGATCGTCATCCCAGTCATATGATTCatcatcgctgtcgctgttgACCAGAGTAACGCGGGGTTGTTGAGATTGCGACTGGGACCTGTGGTTGCTATTTGTCGGTGTACTGGGCTCCGGCTTCTCCCACTCCGCGGACCAGTGATGGTGAGATGACCGAGGGCAATCACCACCTGGAGTGATTAAGCCTATCCTGGTGCTTTGCATAAATGGAGGTGTTGTTGGCTGTCGGATTTGTGGAGACGGACTACGAGGATATCCACCGGCTGAGAACAAAACCGACTCTATCCTTTGATTCCGTGGGCTTGACATTGGTGTTTTAGGCGGAGATAACGACTGCCAGGGTCGTTGGCAGGTTGGCGACGTTGGTAAAGAGAAATCTTGGTTGTTTGTATTATGTTCTCGAGTTTGGGGGGCAACTGGATCTATAGTCGCGGATTTTCTCTCCGCATCTGCCAAGTAGTTATCAAACAATCGTCTTCTTGGTAAAGGCCTGGTTGTCGGCGCGAGTCTAGTTGCTGTGAATGAAGCCGAACGAGCTGCTAAGGGGGAGATAGTCTCAGTCTCGCCGGTCTGGGTCCCTGCGTCAACATAGCCAATCCTGGCTGTCTTGACGGACCTAGAAACTGACGGTGATGCTGGCTCTAGCATATATTTTTAGACCACGAAGTGCAGCGGCAACCGTGAGGGTGTACCATTATTTTTTATACTCCCCACAGCACTATCAAACGAGTCCGCACCTGCCTTCCGCTTCAAGGTACTCGGAGCCGTGTACTCCCCAAAGCTTCGAATGTCAACCTGCTTCCGCGGTGTTCGAGGTGTTCGAGGTGCTCGCACAGCAGGAGGTATCACACTTCGCACTcgctcttcctcgtcaaaCCAGATTATGGTTTGGCAGCGGGCTGAATCCGTGCTGTGTCTCGCGCAGGCGTAGACTTATAGACGTTAGCATGTAGATCATAGGACCAAGACGGATGATTCACAATGCGATCCATAATAGGGGCTAGCCCTCTTTTTGACAGAGAATTCCTTCACCCGATACCCACATTGACATAGGaactcgtcctcatcgtcgatTTTGACGTTCTTGAGGTTAGATCGCAGGGACATGTCAGAATCGCAGACTGATCACGAGTTCAGGCCATGAAGCGGCGAATGCATCCAGGAGATGATTATCGCGGCGAAGCGACGGTCTTGTTTCCTGGGGAGACGAATCGACCCCATTGCTGCGTGATGTATCAAGTGATGGTGGGGTAACTTGCAGCTTCCGCAGCCACTCGTTTAATGCTTATCTTCTCTGCAGTAGGGCAACTGTTGAAGCCTTGGAGCCTTCTTATTTACCGTCTCGTCTTGGAGAATCCAAGGGAATCCAACAGCCGATTGGAGACGATGAAACTACTGGCCCACGGCATCAATTGTCATAAGTTGGTGGCAAATCATTCAGGTACAGTGGGAGCGGTCCATGGGTATAGATGGGGCAGCAAAACTGCGCTAAACCTGACCCAGCAGAGCTAGCCCAAATAATACGCTAACCGTATTTGTGGGCGGTACATACATTCTGCCGTCGATATCAATATCTTTTCAACTTTTTTCTCGGACTTGCTTTGGATAGCCTTCAAGTTGAATTGTTGCACATACCCAAAATGCGCCCCCtcacagaagaagagacgCAGACGctcttcaagaagcttgCGGAGTACTGCGGGTCAGGCCTGAAGGAGCTTATCAGTATGTCTTGTCCGCAAAAATCGTTCTCCAGGTAAATCTAACAACAGCTTAGAACCGCTTGATTCTTCTCCCAACGCCGATCGCTATGTCTTCCGACTGTCAGGCAACCGTGTCTATTACTCCCTCTTGTCGATAGCCAACGCAGCCACCGCATTTCCTCGCGATCAGCTCCTCTCCCTCGGAATATGCATGGGTATGTACCGATAGACTCCCGTCGAAACTTCCGCCGTTCCATGGCCCAGCAGACTTATACTAACGTCCTCTCGCTGCAGGCAAATTCACCAAGACTGGCAAATTCCGCCTCCACATAACCGCGCTCCCCATCATTGCTGAGCACGCCCGAAATAAGATCTGGATCAAGCCGAACGGCGTCATGCCCTTCCTCTACGGTTCGAACGTAGCCAAGGCCCACGTCGCAAAGCTACCGGACGAGATGGCTGAACACAGCGGAGTTATTGTTTGCACGCAGGATGATGTTCCTCTGGGTTTTGGGATTACGGCAAGGAGTACGGCGGAGGCAAGGCGGTTGGACCCCACGGGTATTGTTTGCTTCCGGCAGGCAGATTGCGGAGAGTACCTGCGCGATGAGGATACTCTGTTTGCTTCAGGGTAAAGGGTCACAGGACGTGGTGAAGAGTCAACTACCGGCTTCATTTCCCATACCGACGTAGCCACAAGTCGCAAAGGCGTTGGTGGCTGACGGGATGGGAACCCAATGCATTGGCTTGAGGACCGGTATATTTGCGCGGTAAGGACTGCGCTGGACGAGTTCCAGTGGGTGCTCATCATTACTGCCAGGCCAAATGTGCAGCAAAAGCGATGTTATTTATTCCAGGAGTATCGGCGCAAATTGGGATCAAGGTGCATTGCCTCTCTTCAACTGGTGGGATTTTCTCCGCAGCGGAAGCAATATCCGCGTGAACACTATGAGGTTATATGAAGATACTAGTAATCTATTTCCTTAAAGAGAACTAACACCATAACATTTGTTTCTAAGAATCACCACCCAAACGCCGTCTATAACAGCAGCAGTGCAAGCCGCATGAGCCTCTTTAAGGCTTTCCAGTTCCCTTTACCGTAACCCTGCAAACTACGCAATTGGCCTCCTAGCTACAACCCTCGAAAAATAATAATCCAGCAATACCCCtctcttccactcctccaagCAACCTGCCATGATTAGCTCTATCTCTTCGTCGCTCTTCCCCTTCGCCTTCCAACAAAGCTTCGGAACTCCGGTATGAAATGCATGGAGTAATGTAAGGCGATGATCCTCACTAACTGGTAAGCCCTTCGTGCTGAACTGCCTTCTCTCCACAATTTCGAGTCCTGCCGAAGCGAGTGCGTCACGTACGTCGCTGGAGAATGTGAGGCTGTATCCGCGCTGAACGATCCAATCGAATACTGCCTCCCAATTAGAGGTCATCTTGCAGGGTGGGCACGCCGCGAGTTGGTCGGCGAAGTCGTATTCTTCCCATTGTATGTATCCACCAGGTTCTGCTTGCCATTAGTCGTCGAATATGCAGTTGTACAAACGAGAACGCACTTAGCAAAGAGGAGATATTGTCCACTGCGGTTGGTAATGATGATTTCCGAACCGCAAGAACTAGGTGTCTGGCATGTACAAGGTCATATTTTCCAATATGTTCCTCTGGGAAAGGCTTGTAGAAGTCGTGCACGGAGAAGTCGATGTTTGCGACGGACTCCAGCTTGGGAAACAGCGAAGATGAGATATCAAATCCATGGTATTTTGTTTGGGTAGTGCTTGGCTCTGATTCCGCAACTTTCTTTAGCTCAAATAACCAGTCCCTGGATACCAAGTCAATGCGGCGCGATTTTATGTTGGACGGATAAAAGCATACCCATTCCCAGTCGCAATGTCCGCAACCCGTTCAAATCTCTCTGGAATGTCTGGATGGAGTAGCTTCTGATGCATCATGTGCAATAACAGACGATGTTGGATGTCGAGTCTACTGGACGTGTTAGTTATCGGCCGATAAACAGGTAGAGTACGCAcctctcattctcatcgGCCTCCGAAGCCTTCAAGAGATAGTCGgacttcctcatcgtctgcgTTAAGCTCGGCGCCGATTTGGCGAAGTGAGAAACGGTATTCATCTGGAAGATTGATCGCAAGAAGCGGCGACTCAGCATCGTGGCAGAAAGGACACATGGGAATTAGCACGGTATTTATCGAATGCTGTGAGACACGCGGGTGAATGGGGGGCCAGTTGCGGGTGCGAAAGGTGTTCTTTCATCGGTCAGCGATCTGCAGAGTGCTTAAGAGATTCGTTGACAAAGACGCCCAAAGCGAGCTCCTCCATCGCAACTCCCAATACCCGAGCCCAAGACAGCCCCATGAATCCGTGTGGGCTAACTGTTAGAAGATGTGGGGAAGCCTAGCAGGGGACAATCTTCAGCTCGACGCGTTAGCCATTGGTTAGCTCGAGTTTATCAAGATGACTTACCTGAATCAGACCGAAATTCCAAGGATTGGGGCCGCTTGGCTTGAGCCTTATTATGCGAATGAGTAGGGCTTCACGCCTTTTTTGCAGGTGGCTTGAGAATCCCAGTTAGTAGGTACGATTCAATCTCCGCAATTCTTCAGGGAGGTTATCGTGCATGCCTAGCATAAGCATAGGCGAGAGGACAGTCCGTGATCGAAGCTAGAGCGCTTTGGGCTAAATCGTACGAGATCCTGGCAATCCAGAAATTCCTCGGTACTTCCTGATTGGGACAGTGCATTACTAATCCAAACACTGCTGGGAGGTAACCTTCCATTCTGTCCTCCAGCTTCCGCTTGACAAGAGCATACTTGCTGGTGATTTTCGCAGTTGAATGCTTATAATGAATTGGCCAGTTATACGTTAGATTACGAATCCAGTACCTCAGCCGGGCTCTCGTCCGCAGGATCGTTGACTGACTTTGTCAAAACATGTGCCATCCTCTCCAACGTTGATGGATGTAGGTACCGTCGCGCATAATATTGACTTTCATCATTGTCGTCTGACGGTCGCCAGGTCTCATCTGATCTTACTGTTGAGATTCGCCTGTTCTGCGTCTGTGCCGGCTGAAATCCGGTTGTTGTAGCGACAAGGTTATATACAGGCTGCTACTGCCAGTAGCTGCATCCCGCAAGAGATTACGGGATTGGAACACCTCTGAAACAGTCGATGGAGAGAATAATAGCGCAAGGTTATGGTACGGGCAATGATGGAATCGGAATTGATGCGAGGCATGCGGGGACACTGAATTACGCAGGTGACGCCGAtagctggagatggagctcCAACTATACTTGAGGCGATATAACTAATCCCAACGCCCTACAGGCAATCCTGCATTTGTGACTCGGTGATTGTAAGAATTGTAGCAACGGCAAACCGCGGCAAGACCTACGACCCCAAGGTCCACTGCATTCGGGATCTCGAGCGCCTGGGATGTAACAAGCTGAGTAAGATGTATAGAGGTAGCTTGACCTATACCATGACTAAATCAAGCTAGCAAGGACGGATATAACAACGAAGGGGCTATGGATCTCATCTCGTAACAAACACTACCTAGAAACCCTTTTTCGGATAGCTAATACGAGAGCGGCCGCAGACTTCGCAAGAACCAGTCAGCATACGACCGCTATCTAATACGCCCCCGGGTCCTACGGGATGTTACGAATCTGGACACATCTACTACTATATTTGGGTCAAGGTCAGGTTCCCGTTCGGGTTCTCGCCGACTGCAATGCACGCTCTAGCCCACCCGGACGGCGAGGTGGCTACGTCAAAAGCAGCGGCTGCGAGTGGTATCTTGGTGGTATCGTGATGAAACTGTCGTGCTACTCGACCAAAATCCTTGAGGATGTCATCGCGCACGCCCAGGAACCCTTACGCTATGCAGCTGAGTCTGCTTAAGAACAAAGAGGCGATGATCCAG
It includes:
- a CDS encoding class I SAM-dependent methyltransferase (transcript_id=CADANIAT00002980) encodes the protein MLSRRFLRSIFQMNTVSHFAKSAPSLTQTMRKSDYLLKASEADENERLDIQHRLLLHMMHQKLLHPDIPERFERVADIATGNGDWLFELKKVAESEPSTTQTKYHGFDISSSLFPKLESVANIDFSVHDFYKPFPEEHIGKYDLVHARHLVLAVRKSSLPTAVDNISSLLKPGGYIQWEEYDFADQLAACPPCKMTSNWEAVFDWIVQRGYSLTFSSDTAFGW
- a CDS encoding uncharacterized protein (transcript_id=CADANIAT00002977), with product MRLTIWLGLSFKLSLPNGATVAGIRNIPTDSPSPHYRPLIVGLHGGTYDCHYFDGS
- a CDS encoding uncharacterized protein (transcript_id=CADANIAT00002978), with the translated sequence MSLRSNLKNVKIDDEDEFLCQFYACARHSTDSARCQTIIWFDEEERVRSVIPPAVRAPRTPRTPRKQVDIRSFGEYTAPSTLKRKAEPASPSVSRSVKTARIGYVDAGTQTGETETISPLAARSASFTATRLAPTTRPLPRRRLFDNYLADAERKSATIDPVAPQTREHNTNNQDFSLPTSPTCQRPWQSLSPPKTPMSSPRNQRIESVLFSAGGYPRSPSPQIRQPTTPPFMQSTRIGLITPGGDCPRSSHHHWSAEWEKPEPSTPTNSNHRSQSQSQQPRVTLVNSDSDDESYDWDDDLNQTMLEVVESVENQGVSRLFI
- a CDS encoding ribosome biosynthesis protein NIP7 (transcript_id=CADANIAT00002979) gives rise to the protein MRPLTEEETQTLFKKLAEYCGSGLKELIKPLDSSPNADRYVFRLSGNRVYYSLLSIANAATAFPRDQLLSLGICMGKFTKTGKFRLHITALPIIAEHARNKIWIKPNGVMPFLYGSNVAKAHVAKLPDEMAEHSGVIVCTQDDVPLGFGITARSTAEARRLDPTGIVCFRQADCGEYLRDEDTLFASG
- a CDS encoding uncharacterized protein (transcript_id=CADANIAT00002981), with product MWGSLAGDNLQLDAWLENPSYYTLDYESSTSAGLSSAGSLTDFVKTCAILSNVDGSASRKRLRDWNTSETVDGENNSARLWQSCICDSVIVRIVATANRGKTYDPKVHCIRDLERLGCNKLSQVPVRVLADCNARSSPPGRRGGYVKSSGCEWYLGGIVMKLSCYSTKILEDVIAHAQEPLRYAAESA